From Pseudoxanthomonas sp. CF385, a single genomic window includes:
- a CDS encoding M13-type metalloendopeptidase yields MARKPQILMLSLAVAAALAACAKKEEAAPAADTAAKAPDALELKLDESTLPGVNRFQIGDLDTAKNACTDFAGYANGKWLAANAIPSDRTSWGAFEMLDERSTAIQKQLAEQAAAHAGATGVEKIVGDLWATGMDEAKANAQGIEPIAPMLKSIDGLQDKDAVVAYLQQTAAKGQNFLFGFGSLPEFSNPDMNTAVAMQGGLGLPDKNYYFDADKKDIRTAYVAHIGKVLELSGVAAADAKTQADQIMAFETRLAKASKSREDLSRDVSLYNNMMPIADADKLTPNFSWTKFLESQGVTGLQQFSLAIPGFHQEVSKMLSDTDPAIWRAYLRFHTVDGAAPYLSDAFANEQFNFYNKTLRGQKEIEPRWKRVLGTIENQSGEALGQMYVKVAFSPEAKAKMETLVANLGTALKARIQNLAWMSDETKAKATEKQAAFTTKIGYPDKWRDWAGLSTGRDSYIGNVLAAQEFNYKFDLGKIGKPVDKTEWGMPPQMVNAYYNPFQNEIVFPAAILQPPFFDPNATDEMNYGGIGAVIGHEMTHGYDDQGSRFGPTGKFENWWSDADSKGFKALTGKLVAQFDGYRTADGQKINGNHTLGENIADLGGLATAYDAMKKATEGTPDPKTDGLTRDQRFFLNWATVWRRNFTPEELKNRIATDEHAPAQFRAMGAPSNLPTFAAAFSCKAGDAMVRGGDQQVVIW; encoded by the coding sequence ATTGCCCGCAAACCCCAGATCCTGATGCTTTCGCTCGCCGTGGCCGCCGCACTCGCCGCGTGCGCCAAGAAGGAAGAGGCCGCCCCGGCCGCCGACACGGCCGCGAAGGCGCCTGACGCGCTGGAACTCAAGCTGGACGAGAGCACCCTGCCGGGCGTCAATCGCTTCCAGATCGGCGACCTCGATACCGCCAAGAACGCCTGCACCGATTTCGCCGGGTATGCCAACGGCAAGTGGCTGGCCGCCAATGCGATCCCCAGCGACCGCACCAGCTGGGGTGCGTTCGAGATGCTGGACGAGCGCTCCACCGCCATCCAGAAGCAGCTGGCCGAGCAGGCCGCCGCGCACGCCGGCGCGACCGGCGTGGAGAAGATCGTCGGCGACCTGTGGGCCACCGGCATGGACGAAGCCAAGGCCAACGCGCAGGGCATCGAGCCGATCGCACCGATGCTGAAGTCGATCGACGGCCTGCAGGACAAGGATGCCGTCGTGGCGTACCTCCAGCAGACAGCGGCCAAGGGGCAGAACTTCCTGTTCGGCTTCGGCTCGCTGCCGGAGTTCAGCAACCCCGACATGAACACCGCCGTCGCCATGCAGGGCGGCCTGGGCCTGCCGGACAAGAACTACTACTTCGACGCCGACAAGAAGGACATCCGCACGGCGTACGTCGCGCACATCGGCAAGGTGCTGGAGCTGTCGGGCGTGGCCGCGGCGGACGCCAAGACGCAGGCCGACCAGATCATGGCGTTCGAAACCCGTCTGGCGAAGGCCTCCAAGTCGCGTGAAGACCTCTCGCGCGATGTCAGCCTGTACAACAACATGATGCCCATCGCGGATGCCGACAAGCTGACGCCGAACTTCTCGTGGACGAAGTTCCTCGAGTCGCAGGGCGTGACCGGCCTGCAGCAGTTCTCGCTGGCCATCCCCGGCTTCCACCAGGAAGTCAGCAAGATGCTCAGCGACACCGACCCGGCCATCTGGCGCGCGTACCTGCGCTTCCACACGGTGGACGGTGCGGCCCCCTACCTGAGCGATGCGTTCGCGAACGAGCAGTTCAACTTCTACAACAAGACGCTGCGCGGCCAGAAGGAAATCGAACCGCGCTGGAAGCGCGTGCTCGGGACCATCGAGAACCAGAGCGGTGAAGCGCTGGGCCAGATGTACGTGAAGGTGGCCTTCTCGCCGGAAGCCAAGGCCAAGATGGAAACCCTGGTGGCGAACCTGGGTACGGCGCTGAAGGCGCGCATCCAGAACCTCGCCTGGATGAGCGACGAAACCAAGGCCAAGGCGACGGAGAAGCAGGCCGCGTTCACGACCAAGATCGGCTACCCCGACAAGTGGCGCGACTGGGCCGGCCTGTCCACCGGCCGCGACAGCTACATCGGCAACGTGCTGGCCGCGCAGGAGTTCAACTACAAGTTCGACCTGGGCAAGATCGGCAAGCCCGTGGACAAGACCGAATGGGGCATGCCGCCGCAGATGGTCAACGCGTACTACAACCCGTTCCAGAACGAAATCGTGTTCCCGGCCGCCATCCTGCAGCCGCCGTTCTTCGACCCGAACGCCACGGATGAGATGAACTACGGTGGCATCGGCGCGGTGATCGGCCACGAAATGACCCACGGCTACGACGACCAGGGCAGCCGCTTCGGTCCGACCGGCAAGTTCGAGAACTGGTGGAGCGATGCCGATTCGAAGGGCTTCAAGGCGCTGACCGGCAAGCTGGTGGCGCAGTTCGACGGCTACCGCACCGCCGACGGCCAGAAGATCAACGGCAACCACACCCTGGGCGAGAACATCGCCGACCTGGGCGGCCTGGCCACGGCCTACGACGCGATGAAGAAGGCCACCGAAGGCACGCCGGACCCGAAGACCGACGGCCTGACCCGCGACCAGCGCTTCTTCCTCAACTGGGCCACCGTGTGGCGCCGCAACTTCACCCCGGAAGAGCTGAAGAACCGCATCGCCACCGACGAGCACGCCCCGGCGCAGTTCCGCGCCATGGGTGCGCCGTCGAACCTGCCGACGTTCGCCGCCGCGTTCTCCTGCAAGGCAGGCGACGCGATGGTGCGCGGCGGCGACCAGCAGGTCGTGATCTGGTAA
- a CDS encoding M13 family metallopeptidase translates to MSLPRTALGRPTLIALALVLALGAPDADAQRKKRAARAPAVSAECTDFYTATNATWLKAHPVPAGEGGVSVLGAFRERTLEQQRALLDAAMKSPQGNVQKLLGDFWASGLDEAAVEADGAKPIAPLLDRINAIKKPKDVAPAIAALHQVGIPVAFNFSPDVDLQALDRHIGYFMQGGLGLPDPAYYTRTDADTRELLGRYRAYVKQVLALTGTPAAKLDAESALVIDLESRLAQVSKPIVDLRSPFANYAPVPTKDLGKQYRNLQLDAFLKAQGVSDDTVSLADPALFKRLDGLVASLKPDQWKAYLRWRVGDAMAPYLAKPFRDAEFDFRGRVLRGDAAPAPRWQQVLDAINLAAGPMLGKEYAERFVPADHKRRAEQIAGQVRDALGRGIERSSWLSDTAKAEGKAKLDKLKIEVGTPRRDLDYTVQPMGRGSFGGNILIASTWRHREEMKRIGKGNADRRWDVLPQQPALAYDLAQNRLIVTAAVLQEEIFDARQPAAVQYGAFGALVGHELSRGFDGKGRMVDAKGQLRDWWSPADVAAWNALGSKVAAQYGAYAYPGLKNVKVNGALTQDENLADLAGVELAWDAFSTAEPQASAASKQSFYKAWATLWAQNLSETEAAQRAAVDVHAPGQWRANGPLTQQPAFAQAFTCKAGQPMQANEADQIRVWR, encoded by the coding sequence ATGTCCCTCCCGCGCACCGCACTCGGCCGTCCCACCCTGATCGCTCTCGCCCTGGTCCTGGCCCTGGGCGCCCCGGACGCCGATGCGCAGCGCAAGAAGCGCGCCGCGCGTGCCCCCGCCGTCAGCGCGGAGTGCACCGACTTCTACACCGCCACCAACGCCACCTGGCTGAAGGCCCACCCCGTCCCCGCCGGCGAAGGCGGCGTGAGCGTGCTGGGTGCCTTCCGCGAGCGCACCCTGGAACAGCAGCGCGCCCTGCTCGACGCGGCGATGAAGTCGCCGCAGGGCAACGTGCAGAAACTGCTGGGCGACTTCTGGGCCAGCGGTCTGGACGAAGCGGCCGTGGAAGCCGACGGCGCCAAGCCGATCGCCCCGCTGCTGGACCGCATCAACGCCATCAAGAAGCCCAAGGATGTCGCGCCGGCCATCGCTGCGCTGCACCAGGTCGGCATCCCGGTGGCCTTCAACTTCAGCCCGGACGTGGACCTGCAGGCGCTGGATCGCCACATCGGGTACTTCATGCAGGGCGGCCTGGGCCTGCCGGACCCGGCGTACTACACCCGCACCGATGCCGACACCCGCGAACTGCTGGGCCGCTACCGCGCCTACGTGAAGCAGGTGCTGGCGCTGACCGGTACGCCGGCGGCGAAGCTGGATGCCGAATCGGCCCTGGTGATCGATCTGGAATCGCGCCTGGCGCAGGTGTCCAAGCCGATCGTCGACCTGCGCAGCCCGTTCGCCAACTACGCTCCGGTGCCGACCAAGGACCTGGGCAAGCAGTACCGTAATCTGCAGCTCGACGCCTTCCTGAAAGCGCAGGGCGTCAGCGACGACACCGTCTCGCTCGCCGATCCGGCCCTGTTCAAGCGCCTCGACGGCCTCGTCGCCAGCCTCAAGCCGGACCAGTGGAAGGCCTACCTGCGCTGGCGCGTGGGCGATGCGATGGCGCCCTACCTCGCCAAGCCGTTCCGCGATGCGGAGTTCGACTTCCGCGGCCGCGTGCTGCGTGGCGACGCCGCGCCCGCGCCGCGCTGGCAGCAGGTGCTGGACGCCATCAACCTCGCCGCCGGCCCGATGCTGGGCAAGGAATACGCCGAACGCTTCGTGCCGGCCGACCACAAGCGTCGTGCCGAACAGATCGCCGGCCAGGTACGCGACGCGCTGGGCCGCGGCATCGAGCGCAGCAGCTGGCTGAGCGACACCGCCAAGGCCGAGGGCAAGGCGAAGCTGGACAAGCTGAAGATCGAAGTCGGCACGCCCCGGCGCGACCTGGACTACACCGTGCAACCGATGGGGCGCGGCAGCTTCGGCGGCAACATCCTGATCGCGTCCACGTGGCGCCATCGCGAAGAGATGAAGCGCATCGGCAAGGGCAACGCCGACCGCCGCTGGGACGTGCTGCCGCAACAGCCGGCACTGGCCTACGACCTGGCGCAGAACCGACTGATCGTCACCGCCGCGGTGCTGCAGGAGGAAATCTTCGACGCCAGGCAGCCCGCCGCCGTGCAGTACGGCGCGTTCGGCGCGCTGGTGGGCCACGAGCTGAGCCGTGGCTTCGACGGCAAGGGCCGCATGGTCGATGCCAAGGGCCAGCTGCGCGACTGGTGGAGCCCGGCGGACGTGGCCGCCTGGAATGCGCTGGGCAGCAAGGTCGCCGCGCAGTACGGCGCCTACGCCTATCCGGGCCTGAAGAACGTCAAGGTCAACGGCGCCCTGACCCAGGACGAGAACCTGGCCGACCTGGCCGGCGTCGAACTCGCATGGGATGCGTTCTCCACCGCCGAACCGCAGGCCAGCGCGGCGTCGAAGCAGTCGTTCTACAAGGCGTGGGCCACGTTGTGGGCGCAGAACCTGTCGGAGACCGAAGCCGCGCAGCGCGCCGCGGTGGACGTGCACGCCCCGGGCCAGTGGCGCGCCAACGGTCCGCTGACGCAGCAGCCCGCGTTCGCGCAGG